One window from the genome of Mucilaginibacter ginsenosidivorans encodes:
- a CDS encoding NUDIX hydrolase, translating to MHKYSKQTRLLLAVDCIIFGFDGEALKILLIKRAFQPEKGNWSLMGGFVQTTESIDQAANRILKQCTGLDGVYLEQLHTFGDTNRDPIERTASVAYFALIDIHKYETQLSHNYHAEWFPLKRIPKLIFDHQEMVEAAKRRIRYKAALHPILFELLPIKFTLPQLQILYESVFNTTIDKRNFSKRVLATGLLIKLADKDKTGSKRGAYYYQLNMQNYYAKFQAFLNFIPNPDTLRL from the coding sequence ATGCACAAATACTCAAAACAAACCCGCCTGTTACTGGCCGTTGACTGTATTATCTTCGGATTTGACGGCGAGGCCCTAAAGATCTTATTGATCAAAAGAGCTTTTCAGCCTGAAAAAGGCAATTGGAGTTTGATGGGGGGCTTTGTGCAAACAACTGAAAGTATTGACCAGGCTGCCAACCGTATATTAAAGCAATGTACCGGTTTAGATGGCGTTTACCTTGAGCAGTTGCATACATTTGGCGATACAAACCGCGATCCTATAGAAAGAACCGCATCTGTGGCCTATTTTGCATTAATAGATATACACAAATACGAAACCCAGTTAAGTCATAATTACCATGCGGAATGGTTTCCTCTTAAACGTATTCCAAAATTGATATTCGATCACCAGGAAATGGTGGAAGCTGCAAAAAGAAGAATTCGGTACAAGGCTGCTCTGCATCCAATTTTGTTCGAACTTTTACCAATTAAATTCACCTTACCCCAACTTCAAATACTTTATGAGAGTGTTTTTAACACCACAATTGACAAAAGGAATTTCAGCAAACGGGTTTTAGCGACCGGGTTGTTAATTAAATTGGCGGACAAGGACAAAACCGGATCTAAGCGGGGTGCTTACTATTATCAACTCAACATGCAGAATTATTATGCTAAATTTCAGGCTTTTCTGAATTTTATTCCTAATCCTGACACCCTCCGCCTATAG
- a CDS encoding glycoside hydrolase family 27 protein, which translates to MGWNSYNCFGSAVHENEVKANANYMAKYLKAHGWNYVVVDFLWSYDNPPGSNIGNPFQKNLQDGSFVPWLTMDKWGRLLPQPTKFPSAFGGQGFKPLSAYIHKLGLKFGIHVMRGIPRQAVWAKSPVLGATGITANMIADTTSKCDWLNHMYGLNMDKQGAQDYLNSLLKLYASWGVDFIKVDDIARPYHKKEIEGYRKAIEQCGRPIILSISPGETPVNEAEHVKQNANMWRMADDFWDNWKEILHMFDYAKQWEGFGGNGHWPDCDMLQIGKLSKRGPVGNERYSRFTNDELYTHMTFWCIFRSPLMIGGNLPENRAIEKALFTNDEVLAVNQHGTAPHQLYKTDSIMVWYSHIPGSKDIYVALFNIGESARDVAIDFSSIGFKGKVRVRDLWKKQNIGIYKTNYSKTINKHGAALVRLTPIN; encoded by the coding sequence ATGGGTTGGAACAGTTATAACTGCTTTGGCTCGGCCGTGCATGAAAATGAGGTTAAGGCCAATGCCAATTATATGGCCAAATACCTAAAAGCCCACGGTTGGAATTACGTCGTTGTGGATTTTTTATGGTCATACGATAATCCTCCCGGCAGTAATATTGGCAATCCTTTTCAAAAGAACCTGCAGGATGGTTCATTTGTTCCATGGTTAACCATGGATAAGTGGGGCAGGTTATTGCCTCAGCCCACTAAATTCCCATCAGCATTTGGCGGACAAGGATTCAAACCGCTTTCAGCCTATATTCACAAACTGGGTTTAAAATTTGGGATACATGTAATGCGCGGTATTCCGCGCCAGGCGGTATGGGCCAAATCACCGGTTTTGGGCGCCACTGGTATCACCGCCAATATGATAGCTGATACCACCTCCAAATGCGATTGGTTAAACCATATGTATGGTTTAAATATGGATAAGCAGGGTGCACAGGATTATTTAAATTCATTACTAAAACTGTATGCCTCATGGGGGGTAGATTTCATTAAAGTAGATGACATTGCCCGGCCTTATCACAAAAAGGAAATAGAGGGATACCGCAAGGCTATTGAGCAATGTGGCAGACCGATAATACTAAGCATCTCCCCTGGGGAAACCCCGGTAAATGAGGCTGAACATGTAAAACAAAATGCAAACATGTGGCGCATGGCAGATGATTTTTGGGATAATTGGAAAGAGATATTGCACATGTTTGATTATGCCAAACAATGGGAAGGTTTCGGGGGTAATGGACACTGGCCAGATTGCGATATGCTGCAGATTGGCAAATTATCAAAACGGGGGCCTGTAGGTAACGAGCGGTACAGTCGGTTTACGAATGATGAATTGTATACACACATGACGTTCTGGTGTATTTTCCGGTCGCCTTTAATGATCGGGGGGAATCTTCCTGAAAATCGGGCCATTGAAAAAGCATTATTTACCAACGATGAAGTACTGGCTGTGAATCAGCATGGCACAGCTCCACATCAATTGTATAAAACCGATAGCATCATGGTTTGGTATTCTCATATACCTGGAAGTAAGGATATTTATGTCGCCCTGTTTAACATAGGAGAGAGCGCTCGGGATGTAGCTATTGACTTTTCATCAATAGGTTTTAAAGGAAAGGTCAGGGTAAGGGATCTCTGGAAAAAACAAAATATTGGGATTTATAAAACAAACTACTCCAAAACAATTAATAAACATGGAGCTGCGTTAGTAAGACTTACACCTATAAACTGA